CGACGATCCTGAGGTTCTTCGGGTTGTCGATGATATCGAACCGGCTCACCGAAAAGCCCTTGCCGGGTGCCAGCTTGATCAGCCCGGCACGCTCGAGCAGGATCAGCCCGCGCGCGCCGTTCAGCGGCTCGTTCGGGATCGCGACGCTGTCTCCGGACTTGATCTCGTCAAGCGACTTGATCTTCCTGGAGAACAATCCGACCGGCGCGATCACGCCGACCTTGTCGACCTGAACGAGGTTGAAGCCGCGCTGCTTGTTCTGCAGTGCGAGGTAGGTCGCATGCTGGAACAGATTGGCATCGACGTCGCCGCTGTTGACCACCTCGTTCAACGCGACCCAGTCCGACAGCTCGACGATCTTGACGTCCTGCCCCTTGTCTTTGGCGAGTTTGGCCGCGAACGCCGCCAACTGTCCGACCGGCCCGGCGCTGGTCGCGATCTTCAATGGTTCGCCGGCCCAGGCAGAGCCGGCCAAAGCCACAGCCAGACCTACGGCCTGCGCCAGGCGAAAGAGAGTTTTCATTGTCATCCATCCGTTTCTTGTTGAAGCCTTGATCACGCCGCCTTGCGCGCACTGCCGCCAGCTTCCGCCTGCGCGAGCGCCTGGGTAAGATCGGCGAGGATGTCGTCGGGATGCTCGATCCCGACCGAAAGCCGGACGTAGCCGGGTGTGACGCCGGCTGCGAGCTGCTCGGCGGCCGAGAGCTGCTGGTGAGTGGTCGACGCCGGGTGGATCGCCAGCGATCGGGCGTCACCGATATTGGCGACGTGATAGAACAGCTTCAGCGCGTCGATGAAGCGGCGCCCCGCTTCGACGCCGCCTTGCAACTCGAAGCCGACCAGCGCGCCATAGCCGCCCTTCAGATAGGCGTCCGCACGGCGGCGGTTCTCGCCGCTCTGCAAGCCCGGGAAGATCACATGGGAGACGGCCGGATGCCCGGCCAGGAAATCCGCGACCTTGATCGCATTCTCATTGTGCTGGCGCAGCCGCAGCGGCAGCGTCTCGAGTCCCTGGATGAACTGGAAGGCGTTCTGCGGCGCGATCGCGGCGCCGAGATCGCGCAGCAGCTTCACCCGGGCGCGCAGGATGTAGGCGATCGGGCCGAGCGGCTTTGCGGCCTCGGTCCAGATCGCGCCGTGATAGGCGTCGTCCGGCCGGGTCAGCAGCGGAAACCGGTCCGCATGCGCCGCCCAGTCGAAATTGCCGCCGTCGATGATCGCGCCGCCGATCGAGGTGCCGTGGCCGCCGATATACTTCGTCGTGGAGTAGACCACGATCGCGGCGCCATGCTCGAACGGGCGCGCGATGATCGGCGTTGCCGTATTGTCGAGGATGAGCGGGACGCCCAGCGAACGGCCGATATCCGCGACCTCCCTGATCGGAAACACGTTGAGCTTGGGGTTCGGCAGGGTCTCGGCGAAATAGGCGCGGGTCCTGGCGTCGGTGGCGCGCCAGAAATTCTCCGGATCGGCCGGATCGACGAAGCGGACCTCGATGCCGAACTGCTTCAGCGTCTGCGACAGCAAGGTCCAGGTGCCCCCGTAGAGATCGGTCGAGGAGACGATATTGTCGCCGGCCTGTGCGATATTGAAGATCGCGAACGCCGAAGCGGTCTGGCCGGACGCGACGGCAAGCGCCCCGACTCCGCCCTCCAGCGCCGCCAGCCGCTCCTCGAATGCGTCAGCCGTCGGGTTCTTGATCCTGGTGTAGATCTGCCCGATCGCCTCCAGCGCGAACAGGCGCGAGGCATGATCGGTGTTCTCGAACTGAAATGACGTCGTCTGATAGATCGGAACGGCCACCGCCCCGGTTGCCGGATCCGACCGGTAGGAACCCCCATGCAAGGCTAGCGTCTCGACATTCTTGGTTTCGACCGGCATCTCGATGTCTCCTGCAGTCGGTGAATTCGGCGTTGCGGATCGGCAAATGATGCGCAGCCCGCATTGCGCTGTCGAGACGTCCGGGAAAATAGCGATGCACGTGCTGTCGCACCGAGACGAAACACCGCGAATGTTTCAGCAGACACGTCAATCGCAAACGGTTTGTTTTTGCCGGGATCGCGCACATGGCGAGAGCGCAGACGGCTGACGCCGACATCGGCAGCGTGCAGCTCCACAGTGGATCATCAGCAGGCAGCAGACGCGCCGATCAAAACATTTCCGCATTCGACTACCCTGCAGCAGGATTTTCACCACCGTGATCCGAATAGAAAATCAAGCACTGTCGACCCGATGATAGGCTGCTCGAGACCATTCAGTGTCGGGACAGATCGATGGCGAGACCGAGAGAACTTCGTTTCAACGCGTTCAACATGATGGCGCCGAGCCACAACTGGGCGGGCCTCTGGTCGCATCCGCGCGATACCTCGCTCAACTACAATTCGCTGGATTACTGGGTCGACCATGCGCGGACCGCCGAGCGCGGCCTGCTCGACGGCATCTTCCTCGCCGACGTCTTCGGCGTCTACGACGTCTATGGCAGCGGTCCGGATACGGCTCTGAGCCACGCCGTCCAGCTGCCCAACGCCGAGCCGACCTTGCTCGTCTCCGCCATGGCGCTGGTGACGAAGCATCTCGGCTTCGGCATCACCTCCAACCTAACCTTCGAGCATCCGTATCAGTTCGCCCGCCGGTTCTCGACGCTCGATCACCTCACCGGCGGGCGGATCGGCTGGAACATCGTCACCGGTTATCTCGACAGCGGCGCGCGCGGGATGGGCCTCGATGCGAACCGCGCGCATGACGACCGCTACGAGGCGGCCGAGGAGTTTCTCGCCGCGACCTATAAACTGTGGGAAGGCAGTTGGAAGGATGACGCGGTTCGACGCGACCGATCATCTCGCATTTTCACCGACCCTGCCAAAATCCATCGCATCCGGCACGAGGGCCGCCATTACAAGGTGGACGGCATCCATCTCGCCGAGCCCTCTCCACAACGCACGCCGCTGCTTTACCAGGCCGGAACCTCGAAGCGCGGCCGCGCCTTCGCCGCAAGACATGCGGAGGCGATCTTCCTCAACGGCCAGACCAGGCCGATCCTCGCCCGTACCGTTCGCGACATCCGCGATGCTGCCAAGGAGTTCGGTCGCGATCCCTACGATATTCGCCTGTTTGCCGGCGCGACGGTGATCGTGGCGCCGACCCGCGCGGAAGCCAACGACTTGCTGACTGAATATGCCGCACACGTTGATCAGGCCGGCCAACTCGCCCTGCTCTCCGGCTGGACCGGCATCGATTTCTCGACCTATCGACCGGATCAGGCGGTGCAATATGTCGAGAGCAACGCGATCCAGTCGATGGTCGAGAATTTCACGTTGCGCAGCGATCGCCCCGTCCGCGTCGGCGATCTTGCAACGCTCAGCCGCGTCGGTGCGCGCTCGCCCTTCGTGGTCGGCTCGCCCCAGGATGTCGCGGACGAGCTGATTGCCTGGGCGGATGAAACCGACGTCGATGGCTTCAACCTGTTCCGCCTCGTCGCGCCGGAATCGCTGAACGCTTTCGTCGATCTCGTGGTGCCTGAACTGCAATCACGCGGTGTCTACAAGACGGCCTATGCCGAAGGCACGCTGCGGGAGAAGCTGTTTCCGGGACGCGGGGCCCGCCTGCATGTCACGCATCCCGGCGCCGGCTACCGCCACGCGGCCTCCGCTGCGGTTCGTCCCGACGCCGCTGAGTAACGAAGCCCCGTTTCAGCGGTGACGCAGGCGGCGATTGACGCGGCGGGCGAGATAATCGCCCGCGGTCTGGACCGTCTGCACCAGCGCGATCAGCACGACAACGACAGCCAGCATCATCTCCGGCATGAAGCGCTGGTAGCCGTAACGGATGCCGAGATCGCCGAGGCCTCCGCCGCCGACGGCGCCGACCATCGCGGAATAACCGAGCAAGCTGACGATCGCGAGCGTCAAGGCGAGCAGCAGTCCGGGCAAGGCTTCCGGGATCAGCACCTTGAAGACGATCTGCAGCGGGCTGGCGCCGAATGAGGACGCGGTCTCGATCAATCCGGCGTCGACTTCGCGTATCGCCGCCTCCACCAGGCGGGCGATGAAGGGCGTTGCCGCGATGGTCAGCGGCACGATCGCAGCGCCCGAGCCGATCGAGGTGCCGGCAATCAGTCGCGTGAACGGGATGATGGCCACGACCAGGATGATGAACGGCGTCGAGCGGGCCGCATTGACGATCACGGCGAGCACGCCATTGACGGCGGGCGCCGCGAACAGCTCACCCTTGCGGCTGGTTGCCAGGAACACGCCGAGCGGAAGCCCGAACAGGGTCGCGACCAGGGCGGCGACCGACACCATGAACAGGCTTTCGCCGGTGGCCTGGATGATCAGATTGATGAGCTCACGCGACATAGCCGAGGCGCTCCACGCGGAATGTGTTGTGTGAAAGATAGGCGGCGGCCTGCTTGGCCGCGGCTTCGCCGCCGGGAATTCCTATCGTCAGCGAGCCGACATGCTGGCCGCCGATCTCGTCGATGCGGGCCGACAGCAGCGCCACATCGATCCCGAGCTCGCGCGCGAGCCGCGCCAGGATCGTGTCGCCGGCGCCGGCACCGCGCACCTGTATGCGGATGACGGCCTGCCCGCCCGCAACGGGCTGTCGCAGCAGGCGGCTGGTCAGCGACACCGGGAGGCTGTCGCCGACGGCCTCCGACAGGAAGGCCTGCGTGACCGGATGCCTCGGATGCGTGAAGATGTCGGCAACATGGCCGCGTTCGACGATCTGGCCGCCGTCGACCACCACGATTTCCCTGGCGAGCTGGCGGACCACCGACATCTCGTGGGTGATCAACACGATCGTGACGCCGAGCTCGCGATTGATGCTTGCCAACAGATCCAGGATCGCCCGCATGGTCTGCGGATCGAGCGCCGAGGTCGCCTCGTCGGACAACAGGACGTTCGGACGGGTCGCGAGCGCGCGGGCGATGCCGATGCGCTGCTTCTGGCCGCCGGACAGCTCGGACGGATACCGATCGAACTTGTCGGCGATGCCGACCAGCTCGAGCAACTCCGCCACCCGGACCGCAATGTCGGCCTTCGACCAGCCGGCGATCTCCAGCGGCAGCGCGATGTTATCAGCGGCGGTGCGCGACGACAGCAGGTTGAAATGCTGGAAGATCATGCCGATCGAGCGCTGTGCCAGGCGCAGCTCCCGGCCGGCGAGCGCGGAGATGTCGCGGCCATCGACGACGACACGTCCCGTCGACGGCTTCTCCAGGCCGTTGATGAGCCGCACCAGGCTCGATTTGCCGGCGCCGGAGCGGCCGATCACACCGGTGATCGAGCCACGCGGGATCGCGAAATCGATATCCTGCAGCGCGCGTACGCTCGGCTTGTCACGGTAGGCGGGATAGATCTTCGAGACCGTCTCGAACCGCACCATGGCGTCGCTCGCGGCGGGCTGCGGCACCGGCGACGGATGCGGTTCGACGGGCCGCGCCGTCGTCAGGGATTGATGCACGTTCATCCAGTTGGTCCAATTGGCAATGCTTCGGTCGGTCCGGGATCGCCCGGAACTCAATGACCAAAGAGCAGGTAGCTGCGGTCGACGGCGCGGCGGTCCCGCGTGTCGTCGGTCCAGCCGACGGCGCGGCGGTAGCTCCCCATCGCATTGGTCTGCTTGAGGGCGATCACGTCGATCGCCTGCGCGTCGTCCGCGAACGGAGAGACATAGAGCGCATCCTCGGGACAGTAAAGCTCGCAAAGGAAGCAGGTCTGGCAATCGCTCTGCCGGGCGATGACCGGAATTCCGTCCGTCTTGTCGAAAACGTTGGTCGGGCACACATTCACGCAGATGTCGCAGGACGTGCAGCGCTCGGCGTCGATGACCTCGATCATTCCGCGGCCTCCGCAAACGACGCCTCGGCATGCGGCCGGATATCGGTCCAGACCTCGTCAAGGCCGCCGGTCGTCACGTAGTGGCGCTGCCGCTCGTCCTGATCGGGGAAATCGTCGCGGCGATGCATGCCGCGGCTTTCCTGGCGGTCAAGCGCGCTGCGATACATCCACCGCGCGGTCGCGAGCATCGCCGCGCTTTCGCGGGCGCGCAGGATATCGGCCTTGCCGGCGGCGTCTGCATCGGACGCGTCGCGCCAGGCTGCGTCGAGACGCGCCAGCGACCCTTGCAGCCGTGTCGCTTCACGGAAGTAGTTCAGCTCGTATGGAAATACTTCGGCCTGGACGTCCTTCGCCAGCGCGGCCGGCTCGAATGCACGTTGGGAGCGGCTGCGGAAAGCGATGGTTCCGGCGGATGACAATTGTCGCCGGGCCGGCGCGGCAAGCTGGCTGGCATAGGTTGCGGCACCCTGCCCGGCCCAGGTCCCCGACGAGATCGCCCAGGCCGCATTGTGGCTCCCGCCACCGGTGAAGCCGCCACAGATCAATTCGCGCGTGGCCGCATCGCCGGCGGCATAGAGGCCCGCGACGCTGGTCGCACAGCTGTCGTCGACGATGCGCAGGCCGCCGGTGCCACGCACCGTGCCCTCCAGGCGCAAGGTGATCGGAAAGCGATCCGTGAACGGGTCGATCCCGGTCCGGTCGAACGGCAGGAAGAAGTTCGGCTGCGACGCGCGCATGTGACGCTGCACGTCATCGTCGGCCTTGTCGAGCCGCGCATAGACCGGGCCCCGCAGCAGCGCGCGGGCGATCGCCGACCGGCCGCCCTTCGACGCCGCGCCCGGGACGACGCTGCCGTCCTCGTGGCTGAAGGTCGCCCAACCGAAGAACAGCGTCTTGGTCACCGAGCCGAAGGCCGCGGATATCGCGTAAGGGTTGGAAAACTCCATGCTGCTGAAATCGGCACCGGCCTCGGCGGCCATCAGATACCCGTCGCCGGTCAGCACGTTCGAGCCCAGCGTCTTGCTCAGGAACGCGCATCCGCCGGTCGCGATCACCACGGCCTTGGCGCGCACGATCCAGCGGTCATGCTTTTGCCGGCGCACGCCGCTGGCGCCGGCGACCGCACCGTCGCCATCCACCAGCAGCTCCAGGGCCGGGCTGTGATCGAGGATGGTGACGCCCGCCTGCTTGGTGCGCTTGCGCATCAGCCGCATGTATTCCGGTCCTTGCAGCGAATTGCGCTGCGACCT
This Bradyrhizobium sp. CCBAU 53421 DNA region includes the following protein-coding sequences:
- a CDS encoding FAD-dependent oxidoreductase, producing the protein MTSKAHRAERVFAPTGSVEFDADVLVLGGGPAGTWAAVSAAERGARVVLADKGFCGTSGATAAAGTGVWYVDPDPAQREAAMANREKLGGHLQDRRWMARVLDRTYQQSNRLADWGYPYPVDDRGRSQRNSLQGPEYMRLMRKRTKQAGVTILDHSPALELLVDGDGAVAGASGVRRQKHDRWIVRAKAVVIATGGCAFLSKTLGSNVLTGDGYLMAAEAGADFSSMEFSNPYAISAAFGSVTKTLFFGWATFSHEDGSVVPGAASKGGRSAIARALLRGPVYARLDKADDDVQRHMRASQPNFFLPFDRTGIDPFTDRFPITLRLEGTVRGTGGLRIVDDSCATSVAGLYAAGDAATRELICGGFTGGGSHNAAWAISSGTWAGQGAATYASQLAAPARRQLSSAGTIAFRSRSQRAFEPAALAKDVQAEVFPYELNYFREATRLQGSLARLDAAWRDASDADAAGKADILRARESAAMLATARWMYRSALDRQESRGMHRRDDFPDQDERQRHYVTTGGLDEVWTDIRPHAEASFAEAAE
- a CDS encoding LLM class flavin-dependent oxidoreductase, translated to MARPRELRFNAFNMMAPSHNWAGLWSHPRDTSLNYNSLDYWVDHARTAERGLLDGIFLADVFGVYDVYGSGPDTALSHAVQLPNAEPTLLVSAMALVTKHLGFGITSNLTFEHPYQFARRFSTLDHLTGGRIGWNIVTGYLDSGARGMGLDANRAHDDRYEAAEEFLAATYKLWEGSWKDDAVRRDRSSRIFTDPAKIHRIRHEGRHYKVDGIHLAEPSPQRTPLLYQAGTSKRGRAFAARHAEAIFLNGQTRPILARTVRDIRDAAKEFGRDPYDIRLFAGATVIVAPTRAEANDLLTEYAAHVDQAGQLALLSGWTGIDFSTYRPDQAVQYVESNAIQSMVENFTLRSDRPVRVGDLATLSRVGARSPFVVGSPQDVADELIAWADETDVDGFNLFRLVAPESLNAFVDLVVPELQSRGVYKTAYAEGTLREKLFPGRGARLHVTHPGAGYRHAASAAVRPDAAE
- a CDS encoding methionine ABC transporter ATP-binding protein, whose product is MNVHQSLTTARPVEPHPSPVPQPAASDAMVRFETVSKIYPAYRDKPSVRALQDIDFAIPRGSITGVIGRSGAGKSSLVRLINGLEKPSTGRVVVDGRDISALAGRELRLAQRSIGMIFQHFNLLSSRTAADNIALPLEIAGWSKADIAVRVAELLELVGIADKFDRYPSELSGGQKQRIGIARALATRPNVLLSDEATSALDPQTMRAILDLLASINRELGVTIVLITHEMSVVRQLAREIVVVDGGQIVERGHVADIFTHPRHPVTQAFLSEAVGDSLPVSLTSRLLRQPVAGGQAVIRIQVRGAGAGDTILARLARELGIDVALLSARIDEIGGQHVGSLTIGIPGGEAAAKQAAAYLSHNTFRVERLGYVA
- a CDS encoding O-acetylhomoserine aminocarboxypropyltransferase/cysteine synthase family protein; its protein translation is MPVETKNVETLALHGGSYRSDPATGAVAVPIYQTTSFQFENTDHASRLFALEAIGQIYTRIKNPTADAFEERLAALEGGVGALAVASGQTASAFAIFNIAQAGDNIVSSTDLYGGTWTLLSQTLKQFGIEVRFVDPADPENFWRATDARTRAYFAETLPNPKLNVFPIREVADIGRSLGVPLILDNTATPIIARPFEHGAAIVVYSTTKYIGGHGTSIGGAIIDGGNFDWAAHADRFPLLTRPDDAYHGAIWTEAAKPLGPIAYILRARVKLLRDLGAAIAPQNAFQFIQGLETLPLRLRQHNENAIKVADFLAGHPAVSHVIFPGLQSGENRRRADAYLKGGYGALVGFELQGGVEAGRRFIDALKLFYHVANIGDARSLAIHPASTTHQQLSAAEQLAAGVTPGYVRLSVGIEHPDDILADLTQALAQAEAGGSARKAA
- a CDS encoding MetQ/NlpA family ABC transporter substrate-binding protein: MKTLFRLAQAVGLAVALAGSAWAGEPLKIATSAGPVGQLAAFAAKLAKDKGQDVKIVELSDWVALNEVVNSGDVDANLFQHATYLALQNKQRGFNLVQVDKVGVIAPVGLFSRKIKSLDEIKSGDSVAIPNEPLNGARGLILLERAGLIKLAPGKGFSVSRFDIIDNPKNLRIVELDPAQTYRSLDDVTLALVNITYLIPAGGDPKSALVIDRTVDDGLVLRFTARPDKKDDPRLKAFIQVFNSPEVKQFIEQKIPAFIPAGFSS
- a CDS encoding methionine ABC transporter permease, with amino-acid sequence MSRELINLIIQATGESLFMVSVAALVATLFGLPLGVFLATSRKGELFAAPAVNGVLAVIVNAARSTPFIILVVAIIPFTRLIAGTSIGSGAAIVPLTIAATPFIARLVEAAIREVDAGLIETASSFGASPLQIVFKVLIPEALPGLLLALTLAIVSLLGYSAMVGAVGGGGLGDLGIRYGYQRFMPEMMLAVVVVLIALVQTVQTAGDYLARRVNRRLRHR
- a CDS encoding ferredoxin family protein, giving the protein MIEVIDAERCTSCDICVNVCPTNVFDKTDGIPVIARQSDCQTCFLCELYCPEDALYVSPFADDAQAIDVIALKQTNAMGSYRRAVGWTDDTRDRRAVDRSYLLFGH